One stretch of Emys orbicularis isolate rEmyOrb1 chromosome 5, rEmyOrb1.hap1, whole genome shotgun sequence DNA includes these proteins:
- the FGFBP2 gene encoding fibroblast growth factor-binding protein 2, protein MKTVILLLMMVCCMGGLGQKQTQKKRSNGEEIHFQTKVKDACTMNMSGNGEMKLRIECKNQGKSYWCEYTGKPSICRPFNNNPKVYWNQIALELRKLPNACQSTLVLKPSMCQKAPTDAHMKQVASSMKPNQNPSQQADTANQGKSIQKPSASLKQVKETQAGKSSAKKAGRPKPSTLPLVKPTQRGQGSENDTEVMKLAREHCWESLHTFCSYIISIFKG, encoded by the coding sequence ATGAAGACTGTCATCCTTCTTCTAATGATGGTCTGTTGCATGGGAGGATTGGGACAGAAACAGACACAAAAGAAAAGGAGCAATGGTGAAGAAATCCATTTTCAGACTAAAGTCAAAGACGCTTGCACAATGAACATGAGTGGTAATGGGGAAATGAAACTCAGAATTGAATGCAAAAACCAAGGAAAGTCTTACTGGTGTGAATATACTGGCAAACCATCAATTTGTCGTCCTTTCAATAACAACCCAAAGGTTTATTGGAACCAGATTGCCCTTGAACTTAGAAAACTCCCAAACGCTTGCCAGTCCACCCTAGTGCTGAAGCCCAGCATGTGCCAAAAGGCTCCCACAGATGCTCACATGAAGCAAGTAGCTTCCAGCATGAAGCCAAACCAGAATCCTAGCCAGCAAGCAGATACAGCCAATCAGGGGAAATCAATCCAGAAACCCTCAGCTTCTCTAAAGCAAGTTAAAGAAACCCAGGCAGGGAAAAGCTCTGCCAAAAAAGCAGGGAGACCTAAACCATCTACACTACCTCTTGTAAAACCAACACAGCGCGGACAAGGATCTGAAAATGATACTGAAGTAATGAAGTTGGCACGAGAACACTGCTGGGAATCACTGCACACTTTCTGCTCCTACATCATCAGCATCTTTAAAGGTTAA